The DNA window TAAAAGTTCTaaattaattgtattattttttttataaacaagagGGCCGAAGCCcgaattttattgtatttttttattcaaaaaaaaaaacattttacccCAGATTTGAGTCATAATCGAGAGGAAAAATAAATGTGTTTATTAAGTTTTTTTCACAGTCCTTAAACAAATCTTCACAGTACTTAAATAAATGCTCAAGACATTGTCATTAGTGATATGCGTGAAACCTAAAAGATATCCATTCAGAAGGCTCATGCCATATACATTCTAAATATGAAAAATTGATGATGAAAGCATTTGTcatgaaaacattgaaacttaTTGAAGCTGGAAAAATTTTCTATGATGAATTGCAAGAGTAGAAAAATATTTGGGTTCAAAGTTTGTGttcttaaataatcatataagggaatatttattatatttatctaacttttttttataatagaaactgttgtgaatcttgttgtgaattacgacaaaattcaatatcaatttgtgagaCAAAGAGtagtagcaaccaaaataaatggtctacaataataataattcgtACAGAAATAATATAACATATTAAGGCGAGAAAAAGACAAATGTTTATTTATCCAGttcgatcaaacgatctactcTGGGGAAAAGAGCAGCTCTCTAATTCACTATACTCGGAAAGTTGTTACAAGATATTACAATGAGTTTCAAGAAAATAGCCTTCGTAGTTCCCAAAGAACAAACCCTattctacccaagtgtttcccaatctctccaactctcaatataagaatcactcaaacccaagGTGTTTACAAGTATTTCCCAATCCACTTAGATAACTCCAAATTTTTTCCAAAAACATTTGTCTTTCTAAGTTTTCCCTCCAAAGGTTTCTAAACTCTAAGATTGTCATACTATAACAACATAAgagatattattataatattatactatctctcaaatattataaatttatatcttatagaatattataaatatatatcttataatatcttttagaatattataaatatcttataatattttttatgttaatttataggcttaaatgcagttttagtcttcctattttgtgttttttgaacTTTTAGTCCCCCTAGTTTATTTTTCAGttttttggtccccctattaaaCTTTGGCTGGATTTTTTTTGTCCCTCCTCATTTTGACCTATCTGGCAATTGAGAAAGCTGATGTGGAACATAATAACTCTTGCCATGTCACTTATAGAAATTAAAAACCTTAAAAAACAAttacatcaatttttttaataagttaaatattaaataaagtattttaaaacaaattaaaacatataGAAAAGCCCAGAAACCCTATCGTGTTAACCATAGCACCCTTTCATCTTCGTATACGCTCTTCACGTGTCGTCGCATTTCCGCCTTTGTTCTCTCCCCGTTTTCGTCCCATTTTCACCTTTTGTGTTCGTAAATATTGTTTACCACGTTCTCCACCTTCATTCTCTACGCGTTTAATCCTTATCGAAAGCAACGATTTTCACGGTTTTGGAAGATGAGGTATGTAAATTTTTATGGTTTTCACAGTTTTCACGATTTATCCAATTTTATGGTTTATGATATTATTGTAGTTTAGATGTTTGTGTGTTTTCTTATGATTGTGATTTCTTAATATATTTTCTAGGCCTTCTCATAATCTTGAAATTGTAGACGAGGATGAATTAGTACATGATTATGATGAAGAAGTACAATTTAATGACGCGTTTGCTCCAAATTCTGATGAAGAGGAAATAGAAGTTGAAATTAATGAGGATGAAGTGCAACTAGGGGGTGAACTGCAAGTAGTTGCCGATGATGATACTGATTATGTTGGAAGTGAAGATGAATTGGACAGTTTCAGTGACACTGAGTATGAGCATAATGATAATATTGTTGATTGTGATTGGACCACAGTCCTACCTTCTGAGAAATTATTTGATAAGGTGAACAATTCTATTGTTGATGATGACTCTGATGTGTTGCTTACACCTCCTGTTAGTGAAGATGATGAGGAACATGAAAAGTTTCCTACTTATAAAAGTGGAGAGGTATTCAAGTTTCAACCAGGTATGATTTTTAACAACAAAGATATGGTTAGGTGTGCTTTAAAGGAGTATGCAATGAAGATGAATAAAAAAGTTGCTCTGAAGAAAAATGATGGAAAGAGGATGGTAGTAAAATGCATGGATGGTTGCAAGTTCTACATGAGAATTACCAAAAGGATAGGGAACCAATTTTAGCAACTTGTAAGTCTGATTAATGAACATACATGCTATCAAACTGCACATAATAGGAAGGCAAAGACAACATGGCTTGCCAAGAAATTTGCACATATTTTGAGACATAACCCTAGCATGAAACCTGTGGGATTGATTGCTGAAGCTGTTGATAGATAGGGAGTGAAATTGTCTCGTGATAAGGAATATAGAGCCAAAAGAAGGGCTATGGAGTTGATCCAAGGTGCTGGTATGGACCAATTCACCCATTTAAGACGTTATGCACAAGAGTTACTAAAGTCAAACCTTAATAGTAATGTTGTGTTGCAATGTGCTGATTCTAATGAAGGTCCTGTGTTCGAGAGGATTTATGTATGCTTAAAAGCTTGCAAGATGGATTTGCAAAATATTGCAGGCCACTCATAGGTTTGGATGCTTGTTTTTTGAAAGGCGACTACGGTGGACAGTTGATGGCTGTTGTAGGGAGAGATGGAAATAACAAAATATATCCTGTTACTTATGCTGTTGTGGAGGTCGAGACAAAAGACTCTTGGGAGTGGTTCATCAATATTCTAATGGAAGACCTGGAAAGCCTAAACCATAT is part of the Vicia villosa cultivar HV-30 ecotype Madison, WI linkage group LG2, Vvil1.0, whole genome shotgun sequence genome and encodes:
- the LOC131650090 gene encoding uncharacterized protein LOC131650090; the protein is MRPSHNLEIVDEDELVHDYDEEVQFNDAFAPNSDEEEIEVEINEDEVQLGGELQVVADDDTDYVGSEDELDSFSDTEYEHNDNIVDCDWTTVLPSEKLFDKVNNSIVDDDSDVLLTPPVSEDDEEHEKFPTYKSGEVFKFQPGMIFNNKDMVRCALKEYAMKMNKKVALKKNDGKRMGVKLSRDKEYRAKRRAMELIQGAGMDQFTHLRRYAQELLKSNLNSNVVLQCADSNEGPVFERIYVCLKACKMDLQNIAGHS